From a single Alloactinosynnema sp. L-07 genomic region:
- the atpD gene encoding F0F1 ATP synthase subunit beta — translation MTAIQEPQTATGRVVRVIGPVVDVEFPRDSVPELFNALKVDVALESMKKTITLEVAQHLGDNLVRCISMAPQDGLVRGTPVLDTGSAISVPVGDAVKGHVFNALGDCLDKPGHAADAERWTIHRKPPAFDQLEGKTKMLETGVKVLDLLTPYVEGGKIGLFGGAGVGKTVLIQEMITRIARNFGGTSVFAGVGERTREGTDLFLEMDEMGVLPDTALVFGQMDEPPGTRMRVALSALTMAEYFRDVQKQDVLLFIDNIFRFTQAGSEVSTLLGRMPSAVGYQPTLADEMGELQERITSTRGRSITSLQAIYVPADDYTDPAPATTFAHLDATTELSRPISQKGIYPAVDPLTSSSRILDPSIVGAEHYRVAQEVKRILQKYKELQDIIAILGMDELSEEDKVTVNRARRIERFLSQNFFVAEKFTGEVGSFVKLADTIEAFDKVAKGEYDHVPEQAFLSIGGLDDLERKYFELTGKKS, via the coding sequence ATGACCGCCATTCAGGAACCTCAGACCGCCACCGGTCGCGTCGTCCGGGTGATCGGCCCCGTCGTTGACGTGGAGTTCCCGCGCGACTCGGTGCCGGAGCTCTTCAACGCGCTCAAGGTGGACGTCGCCCTTGAGTCGATGAAGAAGACCATCACCCTCGAGGTCGCCCAGCACCTCGGCGACAACCTGGTGCGCTGCATCTCGATGGCGCCGCAGGACGGCCTCGTGCGTGGCACCCCCGTGCTCGACACCGGCTCGGCCATCTCGGTGCCGGTCGGCGACGCGGTCAAGGGCCACGTGTTCAACGCCCTCGGCGACTGCCTGGACAAGCCGGGTCACGCCGCCGACGCCGAGCGCTGGACCATCCACCGCAAGCCCCCGGCGTTCGACCAGCTCGAGGGCAAGACCAAGATGCTGGAGACCGGCGTCAAGGTCCTCGACCTGCTCACCCCGTACGTCGAGGGTGGCAAGATCGGCCTGTTCGGTGGTGCCGGTGTCGGCAAGACGGTGCTCATCCAGGAGATGATCACCCGTATCGCCCGCAACTTCGGTGGCACCTCGGTGTTCGCCGGTGTCGGCGAGCGCACCCGTGAGGGCACCGACCTCTTCCTGGAAATGGACGAGATGGGTGTCCTCCCGGACACCGCGCTCGTCTTCGGCCAGATGGACGAGCCCCCGGGCACCCGTATGCGCGTGGCCCTGTCGGCCCTGACCATGGCGGAGTACTTCCGCGATGTGCAGAAGCAGGACGTGCTGCTGTTCATCGACAACATCTTCCGGTTCACCCAGGCCGGTTCCGAGGTCTCGACCCTGCTCGGTCGCATGCCTTCGGCCGTGGGTTACCAGCCGACGCTGGCCGACGAGATGGGTGAGCTCCAGGAGCGCATCACCTCGACCCGTGGCCGGTCGATCACCTCGCTGCAGGCGATCTACGTGCCCGCGGACGACTACACCGACCCGGCCCCGGCGACCACCTTCGCCCACCTGGACGCGACGACGGAGCTTTCCCGTCCGATCTCCCAGAAGGGCATCTACCCGGCGGTCGACCCGCTGACCTCGTCCTCCCGAATCCTCGACCCGTCGATCGTCGGCGCCGAGCACTACCGGGTGGCGCAGGAGGTCAAGCGGATCCTGCAGAAGTACAAGGAACTGCAGGACATCATCGCGATCCTCGGTATGGACGAACTGTCCGAAGAGGACAAGGTGACGGTCAACCGCGCGCGTCGCATCGAGCGCTTCCTGTCGCAGAACTTCTTCGTCGCGGAGAAGTTCACCGGTGAGGTGGGCTCGTTCGTCAAGCTGGCGGACACCATCGAGGCCTTCGACAAGGTCGCGAAGGGCGAGTACGACCACGTTCCGGAGCAGGCCTTCCTTTCCATTGGTGGGCTGGACGACCTGGAGCGCAAGTACTTCGAGCTGACCGGCAAGAAGTCCTAG
- a CDS encoding DUF397 domain-containing protein, translated as MTRGGWRTSSFSGSSGQDCVEVQLRLDLASIRDSKNADGPRLAVGFTSWSAFVASVKPR; from the coding sequence ATGACGCGCGGCGGGTGGCGGACGAGCAGCTTTAGCGGCAGTTCTGGGCAGGACTGCGTGGAGGTTCAGCTCCGCCTGGATCTCGCGAGCATCCGTGACTCCAAGAACGCCGACGGTCCCCGACTGGCAGTCGGCTTCACCTCATGGTCCGCCTTCGTCGCGAGCGTCAAGCCGCGCTGA
- a CDS encoding F0F1 ATP synthase subunit gamma has protein sequence MAQLREIRQRIKSAQSFKKIFKAQELIATSRISKAQARVAQSKPYSDEITRVLTALATGAANLDSPLLVERPRTRRAAVLLVTSDRGLCGGYNSNAIKKAEELQALLREQGKTPVLYVIGRKGLNFYKFRQRPVAASWSGFSEKPAYFNAAAAGQTLIDSFLEGIDDGQTDGGKDGVVGVDELHIVFTEFQSMLSQKPVAKRIAPLEIEYNENPPLGSAYEFEPNAETLLGNLLPKYINTRIYAALLESAASESAARRTAMKSATDNADELVKSYTRVANQVRQAQITQEISEIVGGVEALASAAGSDD, from the coding sequence ATGGCGCAACTTCGGGAGATCCGTCAGCGGATCAAGTCGGCTCAGTCCTTCAAGAAGATCTTCAAGGCACAGGAGCTCATCGCCACCTCGCGCATCAGCAAGGCGCAGGCCAGGGTGGCGCAGTCCAAGCCGTACTCGGACGAGATCACCCGGGTGCTCACGGCGCTGGCCACCGGCGCGGCGAATCTCGACTCGCCGCTGCTGGTGGAGCGTCCGCGCACGCGTCGGGCCGCGGTCCTGCTGGTCACCAGCGACCGCGGTCTGTGCGGCGGCTACAACTCCAACGCCATCAAGAAGGCCGAGGAACTGCAGGCGCTGCTGCGCGAGCAGGGCAAGACCCCGGTGCTCTACGTGATCGGGCGCAAGGGGCTGAACTTCTACAAGTTCCGCCAGCGCCCCGTCGCGGCGAGCTGGTCGGGCTTCTCCGAGAAGCCCGCCTACTTCAACGCCGCGGCCGCCGGTCAGACCCTGATCGACTCCTTCCTTGAGGGAATCGACGACGGTCAGACCGACGGCGGCAAGGATGGCGTCGTCGGTGTCGACGAACTGCACATCGTGTTCACCGAGTTCCAGTCGATGCTCTCGCAGAAGCCGGTCGCCAAGCGGATCGCCCCGCTGGAGATCGAGTACAACGAGAACCCGCCGCTGGGCTCGGCCTACGAGTTCGAGCCGAACGCGGAGACGCTGCTCGGCAACTTGCTGCCGAAGTACATCAACACCCGGATCTACGCGGCACTGCTCGAGTCGGCGGCCTCCGAGTCCGCCGCTCGACGCACGGCGATGAAGTCGGCGACCGACAACGCCGACGAACTGGTCAAGAGCTACACCCGTGTGGCCAACCAGGTTCGCCAGGCGCAGATCACCCAGGAGATCAGCGAGATCGTCGGTGGCGTGGAAGCGCTCGCCTCTGCCGCAGGAAGTGATGACTAA
- a CDS encoding glycosyltransferase family 4 protein: MDSSVFAPAGLPVREFLLVAVVTAALTFLLTGLVRLFAIRIGAVAYPRQRDVHVVPMPRLGGLAMYLGICGGMLLAHQLPVLRRAFDYALDPIAVLIGGGLIVLIGMLDDRFELDSLTKLAGQTTSAGILVLFGIQWLVLWVPWGGEDGYLGTVLILDQNQGGLLAILLVVTLVNAMNFVDGLDGLASGIGLIAAVATCAFSLHLLEESGGAVNNYPPLLIAATLAGACLGFLPHNFQPARIFMGDSGSMLIGLMLASASTTMSGRVPPNAGATGSIGLFSPLLVVAAVLFVPLLDLLMAVIRRTRRGESPFSADKMHLHHRLLEIGHSQRRAVLLIYLWAAVIAFGAVSLSLFDGFIVAWGIGIGVLVAVIVSAIPRLRAR, from the coding sequence GTGGATTCCTCCGTGTTCGCCCCAGCCGGTCTCCCGGTCCGCGAGTTCCTGCTGGTCGCCGTGGTCACCGCAGCCCTGACATTCCTGCTCACCGGTCTGGTCCGGCTCTTCGCCATCCGCATCGGCGCGGTCGCCTACCCCCGCCAGCGCGACGTGCACGTCGTGCCGATGCCGCGCCTGGGCGGCCTGGCCATGTACCTGGGCATCTGCGGCGGCATGCTGCTGGCCCACCAGCTCCCGGTCCTGCGCCGCGCGTTCGACTACGCGCTCGACCCGATCGCCGTCCTCATCGGCGGCGGCCTGATCGTGCTGATCGGCATGCTCGACGACCGCTTCGAACTCGACTCGCTCACCAAACTCGCAGGTCAGACCACCAGTGCGGGCATTCTGGTGCTCTTCGGCATCCAGTGGCTCGTGCTGTGGGTGCCGTGGGGCGGCGAGGACGGCTACCTGGGCACGGTCCTGATCCTCGACCAGAACCAGGGCGGTCTGCTGGCCATCCTGCTGGTCGTGACCCTGGTCAACGCGATGAACTTCGTCGACGGCCTCGACGGGCTGGCCTCCGGCATCGGCCTGATCGCCGCCGTGGCCACCTGCGCGTTCTCCCTGCACCTGCTCGAAGAGTCCGGCGGGGCGGTCAACAACTATCCGCCGCTGCTGATCGCGGCCACCCTGGCCGGGGCCTGCCTGGGCTTCCTGCCGCACAACTTCCAGCCAGCCCGCATCTTCATGGGCGACTCGGGGTCGATGCTCATCGGCCTGATGCTGGCCTCGGCGAGCACGACCATGTCCGGCCGGGTGCCGCCCAACGCGGGCGCCACCGGGTCCATCGGTCTGTTCTCCCCGCTGCTCGTGGTCGCCGCCGTGCTGTTCGTTCCGCTGCTCGACCTGCTGATGGCCGTCATCCGCCGCACCAGGCGCGGCGAGAGCCCGTTCAGCGCCGACAAGATGCACCTGCACCACCGCCTGCTGGAAATCGGCCATTCCCAGCGCCGCGCGGTATTGCTGATCTATTTGTGGGCCGCGGTGATCGCCTTCGGCGCGGTGTCGCTCTCGCTGTTCGACGGATTCATCGTCGCCTGGGGAATCGGTATCGGCGTCCTGGTCGCGGTGATCGTGTCGGCCATACCTAGACTCAGGGCACGATGA
- a CDS encoding helix-turn-helix transcriptional regulator: MRLRSRAGARELGELMRSYRKKAGLTLRDLSPLVDRSLSHLHRLETGERAVTSELEFTLYLSSCGVSCREIEELINFCRDANDGRGYWLCSNDEWMPDSLRTLIFHEANADRVVNYQPDLIPGLLQVESYIHALFRDENHPDDVRQVRVDARLKRQSILFGSRPGKFTFIINERALRLEVGDYRIMTEQLLAMLLVGERPNISIRVLPANARHRALFGGPFSFLDYDECKPLVYVQAPIDGFIIENQEKIEQYRDLLRQVVKVAFDEEESRVLIAKLADEYDRTEGHWDDARRVADEQL, translated from the coding sequence ATGAGATTGAGGAGCCGGGCGGGCGCCAGGGAACTGGGTGAGCTGATGCGGTCCTACCGCAAGAAGGCCGGGCTGACCCTTCGAGACCTGAGCCCACTGGTCGACCGATCGCTCTCCCATCTCCACCGGCTGGAAACGGGCGAGCGAGCCGTCACCTCGGAACTGGAGTTCACCCTCTATCTGTCTTCGTGCGGGGTTAGCTGCCGCGAGATCGAGGAACTGATCAATTTCTGCCGCGACGCCAACGACGGGCGTGGGTACTGGCTGTGCTCGAACGACGAATGGATGCCGGATTCCCTGCGAACCTTGATCTTCCACGAGGCCAACGCCGACCGGGTGGTGAACTACCAGCCCGATCTCATCCCCGGACTCTTGCAGGTCGAGTCCTACATCCATGCGCTGTTTCGGGACGAGAACCACCCCGACGATGTACGCCAAGTCCGAGTGGACGCACGCCTGAAACGGCAGAGCATCCTCTTCGGCAGCAGGCCGGGGAAGTTCACCTTCATCATCAACGAGCGCGCTCTCCGGCTGGAGGTCGGCGACTACCGGATCATGACCGAACAGCTCCTCGCCATGCTACTCGTCGGCGAGCGGCCGAACATCAGCATCCGGGTCCTGCCCGCGAACGCACGTCATCGAGCGCTTTTCGGCGGCCCCTTCTCCTTCCTCGACTACGACGAGTGCAAGCCATTGGTCTATGTGCAGGCGCCGATCGACGGGTTCATCATCGAGAACCAGGAGAAGATAGAGCAGTACCGCGACCTCCTTCGGCAGGTGGTCAAAGTCGCCTTCGATGAGGAAGAATCCCGGGTGCTCATCGCCAAGCTGGCCGATGAGTACGACCGGACGGAAGGCCACTGGGATGACGCGCGGCGGGTGGCGGACGAGCAGCTTTAG
- the atpA gene encoding F0F1 ATP synthase subunit alpha, translating into MAELTISSDEIRSAIENYVSSYSPDVNREEVGTVSDTGDGIAHIEGLPSAMANELLEFPGGVLGVALNLDAREIGAAILGDYDKIEEGQEVKRTGRVLSVPVGDGFLGRVIDPLGNPIDGLGDIVADDNRALELQAATVVERQPVGEPMQTGLKAIDSMTPIGRGQRQLIIGDRKTGKTTVCVDTIINQKKAWATGDPKQQVRCIYVAIGQKGSTIAGVKTALEEAGALEYTTIVAAPASDSAGFKWLAPYTGSAIGQHWMYQGKHVLIVFDDLTKQAEAYRAISLLLRRPPGREAYPGDVFYLHSRLLERCAKLHDDLGGGSMTALPIIETKANDVSAYIPTNVISITDGQCFLESDLFNSGQRPAVNVGTSVSRVGGAAQTKAMKKISGTLRLELAQYRELEAFAAFASDLDATSKAQLERGTRMMELLKQGAYSPMAVEEQVVSIYVGTKGFLDTIPVADVRRFESELLENLRHRHAGILDEIRVSKTLSDDNEERLQAAVKEFSANFGASEAQSGVGHEAEADALDASEVGQETVKVNKPDPKK; encoded by the coding sequence ATGGCGGAGCTGACGATCTCGTCGGACGAGATCCGCAGTGCGATCGAAAACTACGTCTCCAGCTACTCCCCGGACGTCAACCGGGAAGAGGTCGGAACGGTTTCCGACACCGGCGACGGCATCGCCCACATTGAGGGCCTGCCCTCGGCTATGGCCAACGAGCTGCTGGAATTCCCCGGCGGCGTGCTCGGTGTCGCGCTGAACCTGGATGCCCGTGAGATCGGTGCGGCCATCCTGGGTGACTACGACAAGATCGAGGAGGGCCAGGAGGTCAAGCGCACCGGCCGCGTCCTCTCGGTCCCCGTCGGCGACGGCTTCCTCGGCCGGGTCATCGACCCGCTGGGCAACCCGATCGACGGTCTCGGCGACATCGTGGCCGACGACAACCGCGCGCTGGAACTGCAGGCCGCGACCGTCGTCGAGCGTCAGCCGGTCGGCGAGCCCATGCAGACCGGTCTGAAGGCCATCGACTCGATGACCCCGATCGGCCGCGGCCAGCGTCAGCTGATCATCGGCGACCGCAAGACCGGTAAGACCACGGTCTGCGTCGACACGATCATCAACCAGAAGAAGGCCTGGGCGACCGGCGACCCGAAGCAGCAGGTCCGCTGCATCTACGTCGCCATCGGCCAGAAGGGCTCCACCATCGCGGGCGTCAAGACCGCGCTGGAGGAGGCGGGCGCGCTGGAGTACACCACCATCGTGGCGGCCCCCGCGTCCGACTCGGCGGGCTTCAAGTGGCTGGCCCCGTACACCGGCTCGGCCATCGGCCAGCACTGGATGTACCAGGGCAAGCACGTCCTGATCGTGTTCGACGACCTGACCAAGCAGGCCGAGGCGTACCGCGCCATCTCGCTGCTGCTGCGCCGCCCGCCGGGCCGTGAGGCCTACCCGGGCGACGTCTTCTACTTGCACTCCCGCCTGCTGGAGCGTTGTGCCAAGCTGCACGACGACCTCGGCGGCGGTTCGATGACCGCGCTGCCGATCATCGAGACCAAGGCCAACGACGTCTCGGCCTACATCCCGACCAACGTCATCTCCATCACCGACGGCCAGTGCTTCCTCGAGTCGGACCTGTTCAACTCGGGTCAGCGCCCCGCGGTCAACGTCGGTACTTCCGTCTCCCGAGTCGGTGGCGCCGCGCAGACCAAGGCGATGAAGAAGATCTCCGGCACCTTGCGTCTCGAGCTGGCCCAGTACCGTGAGCTGGAGGCGTTCGCCGCCTTCGCCTCCGACCTGGACGCCACCTCGAAGGCCCAGCTCGAGCGCGGCACCCGGATGATGGAGCTGCTCAAGCAGGGCGCGTACTCGCCGATGGCTGTCGAAGAGCAGGTCGTGTCGATCTACGTCGGCACCAAGGGCTTCCTGGACACCATCCCGGTCGCCGACGTGCGCCGCTTCGAGTCCGAGCTGCTGGAGAACCTGCGTCACCGTCACGCGGGCATCCTCGACGAGATCCGGGTCAGCAAGACCCTCTCGGACGACAACGAGGAGCGCCTGCAGGCCGCCGTCAAGGAGTTCTCCGCGAACTTCGGCGCCTCCGAGGCCCAGTCGGGCGTCGGGCACGAGGCCGAGGCGGACGCGCTGGACGCCAGCGAGGTGGGCCAGGAGACGGTGAAGGTCAACAAGCCCGACCCGAAGAAGTAA
- the atpB gene encoding F0F1 ATP synthase subunit A, protein MGRLLAEGDTFAPPGVKDFFLPPIFGGVTKPMVLMVLSILIVSAFFLITSRNMKIIPSKWQFAAESVYDFGRNSIAREQIGSKEFKPFVPLILTLFTFVLVNNLYGIIPFVQFPTMAKIGFPIALAVLVVYPVYHFVGFKKHGFVGYLKHATVPPGAPLAIYFLLTPIEFLQKFVLNPITLAVRVFAAMFAGHLILLVFTLGGEYLLLHAPGPLKPVSLVSWAFAIAMTFLEAFIQVLQAYIFALLSANYIGQALAEDH, encoded by the coding sequence GTGGGCAGGCTGCTGGCCGAGGGTGACACGTTTGCACCCCCGGGTGTTAAGGACTTTTTCCTTCCGCCGATTTTCGGCGGGGTCACGAAGCCGATGGTGTTGATGGTCCTGTCCATCCTCATCGTCTCCGCGTTCTTCCTCATTACGTCGCGGAACATGAAGATCATCCCGAGCAAGTGGCAGTTCGCCGCCGAGTCGGTCTACGACTTCGGCCGCAACAGCATCGCTCGCGAGCAGATCGGCTCGAAGGAGTTCAAGCCGTTCGTTCCGCTGATCCTCACCCTGTTCACCTTTGTCTTGGTGAACAACCTGTACGGGATCATTCCGTTCGTCCAGTTCCCCACGATGGCGAAGATCGGCTTCCCGATCGCGCTGGCCGTGCTGGTCGTCTACCCGGTCTACCACTTCGTCGGCTTCAAGAAGCACGGCTTCGTGGGCTACCTCAAGCACGCCACCGTCCCGCCGGGCGCGCCGCTCGCCATCTACTTCCTGCTGACTCCCATCGAGTTCCTGCAGAAGTTCGTCCTCAACCCGATCACGCTGGCGGTCCGAGTTTTCGCCGCGATGTTCGCCGGACACCTCATTCTGCTGGTGTTCACCCTTGGTGGTGAGTACCTGCTCCTGCACGCCCCGGGACCGCTCAAGCCGGTCTCGTTGGTCTCCTGGGCCTTCGCCATCGCGATGACCTTCCTGGAGGCCTTCATCCAGGTGCTGCAGGCGTACATCTTCGCGCTGCTCTCGGCCAACTACATCGGCCAGGCGCTCGCCGAAGACCACTGA
- a CDS encoding F0F1 ATP synthase subunit delta has product MTFQAASREALAAVELKLLDVIESTAAAAAGPLGEELFAVAGLLDREIGLRRTLADSSTDSAAREQLVRNLLGDKVGDDTLQVTAAAVSARWSSPRELVDGIEALATTALLVRAERDGRLDTVEDELFRLGRIIADQNELEQVLSDRTAPAEGKLSLINGLIDAKVDPTTATLVANLVGQPRGRGIVNGLEHLASEAAKRRERSVAHVVSAGPLSAAQQERLAASLQRIYGRQIGLHIEVDESLGGGLVVKVGDEVIDGSTAGRLDALRRRFAS; this is encoded by the coding sequence ATGACATTCCAAGCCGCGAGTCGTGAGGCTCTCGCCGCCGTCGAGCTCAAGTTGCTCGACGTTATCGAGAGCACCGCTGCCGCTGCGGCCGGTCCGCTCGGCGAGGAGCTGTTCGCGGTCGCCGGGCTGCTGGACCGGGAGATCGGCCTGCGGCGCACGCTGGCCGACTCCTCGACCGACTCGGCCGCCCGTGAGCAGCTCGTCCGGAACCTGCTGGGCGACAAGGTCGGCGACGACACGCTGCAGGTCACCGCGGCGGCGGTCAGTGCCAGGTGGTCGAGCCCGCGCGAGCTGGTCGACGGCATCGAGGCGCTGGCCACGACCGCGCTGCTGGTGCGGGCCGAGCGCGACGGCCGCCTCGACACCGTCGAGGACGAGCTGTTCCGCCTGGGCCGCATCATCGCCGACCAGAACGAGCTGGAGCAGGTGCTGTCCGACCGGACCGCGCCAGCCGAAGGCAAGCTCAGCCTGATCAACGGGCTGATCGACGCCAAGGTCGACCCGACCACCGCGACCCTGGTCGCGAACCTGGTCGGCCAGCCGCGTGGCCGCGGCATCGTCAACGGCCTTGAGCACCTCGCGAGCGAGGCGGCCAAGCGCCGCGAGCGCTCCGTGGCGCACGTGGTCTCCGCCGGTCCGCTCTCGGCCGCGCAGCAGGAACGCCTCGCCGCGTCCTTGCAGCGCATCTACGGCCGCCAGATCGGCCTGCACATCGAGGTCGACGAGTCACTCGGCGGCGGTCTCGTCGTCAAGGTCGGCGACGAAGTCATCGACGGCAGCACCGCTGGCAGGCTTGACGCGCTCCGGCGCCGGTTCGCCAGCTAA
- a CDS encoding ATP F0F1 synthase subunit C, whose translation MSAMVLAQDAANINAGLAAIGYGLGAIGPGIGVGLIWAAVINGTARQPEAQSKLMGIAWTTFVLVEVLALIGLVVYFIASGA comes from the coding sequence GTGAGCGCAATGGTTCTCGCTCAGGACGCCGCCAACATCAACGCGGGTCTCGCCGCGATCGGCTACGGCCTCGGCGCGATCGGCCCCGGCATCGGCGTCGGTCTGATCTGGGCCGCTGTCATCAACGGCACCGCTCGTCAGCCGGAGGCCCAGAGCAAGCTCATGGGCATCGCGTGGACGACCTTCGTGCTGGTCGAGGTGCTCGCCCTGATCGGCCTGGTCGTGTACTTCATCGCGTCCGGCGCCTGA
- the glyA gene encoding serine hydroxymethyltransferase produces the protein MRPVVPTPFWGPDFAALASTDPEIAEVLLGEVDRLRGGLQLIASENLTSPAVLAALGSTLSNKYAEGYPGARYYGGCAQVDIAEELARTRATELFGADHANVQPHSGASANLAAYAAFCEPGDVVLAMDLKQGGHLTHGSKVNFSGRWFEPVSYGVDRGSELIDYDQVRHLARTHQPRMIVAGATAYPRLIDFAAFREIADEVGAILMVDAAHFIGLVAGGVIPSPVPHADIVTATTHKVLRGPRGGMILCRAQHAKAVDKAVFPFTQGGPLMHAVAAKAVAFKEAAAPEYTEYTRKVVNNARALAAGLVAEGMRAVSGGTDTHLALLDVRPLGITGAEAEARCDAARITLNKNAVPFDPAPPMVASGIRIGSPSVTTQGMGESEMAEIARLIGRAVRGSADNSAEVSAEVAAAVTELVATQPAYQRD, from the coding sequence ATGCGTCCCGTCGTGCCCACGCCGTTCTGGGGTCCGGACTTCGCGGCCCTCGCCAGCACGGACCCGGAGATCGCCGAGGTCCTGCTCGGCGAGGTCGACCGGCTGCGCGGCGGCCTGCAGCTGATCGCCAGTGAGAACCTGACCAGCCCGGCCGTGCTGGCCGCGCTGGGCTCCACGCTGTCGAACAAGTACGCCGAGGGCTACCCGGGCGCGCGCTACTACGGCGGCTGCGCGCAGGTCGACATCGCCGAGGAACTGGCGCGGACGCGCGCGACCGAACTGTTCGGTGCCGACCACGCCAACGTCCAGCCGCACTCCGGGGCCAGCGCCAACCTCGCCGCCTACGCCGCGTTCTGCGAGCCGGGCGACGTCGTGCTCGCCATGGACCTCAAGCAGGGCGGCCACCTGACGCACGGCTCCAAGGTCAACTTCTCCGGCCGCTGGTTCGAGCCCGTCTCCTACGGCGTCGACCGTGGGTCCGAACTGATCGACTACGACCAGGTGCGCCACCTGGCCAGGACCCACCAGCCGCGGATGATCGTCGCGGGCGCCACCGCCTACCCCCGACTGATCGACTTCGCCGCGTTCCGCGAGATCGCCGACGAGGTCGGCGCCATCCTCATGGTCGACGCCGCGCACTTCATCGGCCTGGTGGCGGGCGGGGTGATCCCCTCACCCGTGCCGCACGCCGACATCGTCACCGCGACGACGCACAAGGTCCTGCGCGGCCCGCGCGGCGGGATGATCCTGTGCCGGGCCCAGCACGCCAAGGCCGTCGATAAAGCCGTCTTTCCCTTCACCCAGGGCGGCCCGCTGATGCACGCGGTCGCCGCCAAGGCCGTCGCCTTCAAGGAAGCCGCGGCACCCGAGTACACCGAATACACCCGCAAGGTCGTCAACAACGCCCGCGCCCTGGCCGCCGGGCTGGTCGCCGAGGGCATGCGGGCGGTGTCCGGCGGCACCGACACCCACCTGGCGCTGCTCGACGTGCGCCCGCTGGGCATCACCGGCGCCGAGGCCGAGGCCCGCTGCGACGCCGCGCGGATCACGCTCAACAAGAACGCCGTCCCCTTCGACCCCGCGCCGCCGATGGTCGCCTCGGGCATCCGGATCGGCTCGCCCAGCGTCACCACGCAGGGGATGGGGGAGTCCGAGATGGCCGAGATCGCCCGGCTGATCGGCCGCGCCGTCCGCGGTAGTGCTGATAACTCTGCCGAGGTCTCTGCTGAAGTCGCTGCCGCCGTGACCGAGCTCGTGGCCACCCAGCCCGCGTACCAGAGGGACTAG
- a CDS encoding L-threonylcarbamoyladenylate synthase — MTTVYDCSSREDREDGLAAAASAVRAGRVVVIPTDTVYGIGCDAFSSAGVQSLLAAKGRGPDMPVGVLVGSWATVDGLVLSVPQAARNLIEAFWPGDLSIVLPHAPSLAWDLGNTNGTVMLRMPLHPVALELLREVGPMAVSSANRTGHPAPATAEEARAQLGGSVAVYLDGGPIGEPIASTVVDLTGDEAVILREGSVSIDAVSEALGAEVRLAR; from the coding sequence GTGACCACGGTCTACGACTGCAGTTCGCGTGAGGACAGGGAAGACGGGCTCGCCGCTGCCGCCAGCGCGGTGCGGGCGGGGCGGGTTGTCGTGATTCCCACCGACACCGTCTACGGCATCGGCTGCGACGCTTTCTCCAGCGCCGGTGTCCAATCCCTTCTCGCCGCCAAAGGGCGGGGGCCGGATATGCCGGTCGGGGTTCTCGTCGGCTCCTGGGCGACGGTCGACGGGCTCGTCCTGTCCGTCCCGCAGGCCGCGCGCAACCTGATCGAGGCGTTCTGGCCTGGGGATCTGTCCATCGTGCTGCCGCACGCGCCGTCGCTGGCGTGGGATCTGGGGAACACCAACGGCACCGTCATGCTGCGCATGCCGCTGCACCCGGTGGCCCTCGAACTTCTCCGCGAGGTCGGGCCGATGGCGGTGTCCAGCGCCAACCGCACCGGCCATCCGGCGCCCGCGACCGCTGAGGAGGCGCGGGCCCAGCTTGGCGGGTCGGTGGCCGTCTATCTCGACGGGGGGCCGATCGGGGAGCCGATCGCGTCGACCGTCGTGGACCTGACCGGCGACGAAGCCGTGATCCTGCGGGAAGGCTCGGTCTCGATCGACGCCGTGTCCGAGGCTTTGGGCGCCGAGGTTCGTCTCGCGCGGTAG
- a CDS encoding F0F1 ATP synthase subunit B: protein MVNALLNLAEDKPSAVLPHPAEIILGLVAFLLLLFVISKFVAPRFEKLYSERTAKIEGGIEKAEKAQAEAEAALQQYKAQLAEARAESARIRDDARAEAEQIKEELRVQAQEESARIIAQGQASLEASRAQIVAELRADLGRHAVELASRVVGESLEDDARRRGTVDRFLEELDAVSAPAKN, encoded by the coding sequence GTGGTCAACGCACTGTTGAACCTTGCCGAGGACAAGCCGAGCGCTGTGCTGCCGCACCCGGCCGAGATCATCCTCGGTCTGGTCGCGTTCCTGCTGCTGCTGTTCGTCATCTCGAAGTTCGTCGCGCCTCGGTTCGAGAAGCTCTACTCCGAGCGCACCGCCAAGATCGAAGGCGGCATCGAGAAGGCGGAGAAGGCCCAGGCCGAGGCCGAGGCCGCGCTGCAGCAGTACAAGGCGCAACTCGCGGAGGCCAGGGCCGAGTCGGCCCGCATCCGGGACGACGCCCGCGCCGAGGCCGAGCAGATCAAGGAAGAGCTGCGGGTCCAGGCCCAGGAAGAGTCCGCGCGGATCATCGCGCAGGGTCAGGCCAGCCTTGAGGCCTCGCGCGCGCAGATCGTCGCGGAGCTTCGGGCCGACCTCGGACGCCACGCCGTCGAGCTGGCCAGCCGGGTCGTCGGCGAGTCCCTGGAGGACGACGCGCGGCGCCGTGGCACCGTCGACCGTTTCCTCGAGGAACTCGACGCCGTTTCCGCGCCCGCGAAGAACTAG